One stretch of Streptomyces sp. NBC_01363 DNA includes these proteins:
- a CDS encoding Fur family transcriptional regulator, with product MVSTDWKTDLRQRGYRLTPQRQLVLEAVDTLEHATPDDILSEVRRTASGVNISTVYRTLELLEELGLVSHAHLGHGAPTYHLADRHHHIHLVCRDCTDVIEADVDVVAEFTAKLQSSFGFETDMKHFAIFGRCAGCTAKAASEDADGTSAEAAGPKP from the coding sequence GTGGTGAGCACCGACTGGAAGACCGATCTCCGGCAGCGCGGCTATCGGCTGACGCCGCAGCGGCAGCTTGTCCTGGAAGCCGTCGACACGCTGGAACACGCGACGCCCGACGACATCCTCTCCGAGGTGCGCAGGACCGCGTCCGGCGTGAACATCTCCACCGTCTACCGGACCCTGGAGCTCCTGGAGGAGCTGGGGCTGGTCAGCCACGCCCATCTGGGACACGGGGCGCCCACGTACCACCTGGCCGACCGTCACCACCACATCCATCTGGTCTGCCGCGACTGCACGGACGTCATCGAGGCCGATGTCGATGTCGTCGCCGAGTTCACCGCGAAGCTGCAGAGCAGTTTCGGGTTCGAGACGGACATGAAGCACTTCGCGATCTTCGGCCGCTGCGCCGGGTGCACGGCGAAGGCGGCGTCCGAGGACGCGGACGGGACGTCCGCCGAAGCGGCCGGTCCCAAGCCGTAG
- a CDS encoding folate-binding protein YgfZ yields MKSPLLSLPGAVPAEGRDEGVAAHYGDLFREQRTLADGSGLVDLSHRAVVTVTGSDRLAWLHLLLTQHVSELAPGQATEALILTANGHIEHALYLVDDGETVWMHAEPGTQGDLVAYLESMKFFYRVEVADRTEDFAVVYLPAGSIAEVPDGVTVRETAYGRDLFLPRADLEEYAAAHGPVAGILAYEALRVEAHRPRFGFETDHRTIPHELGWIGTAVHLQKGCYRGQETVARVQNLGKPPRRLVFLHLDGSEVLLPGHGTPVRLAADGAEGRQLGFITTSARHHELGPIALALVKRNVAVDAELLAGDTAAAQETVVEP; encoded by the coding sequence ATGAAGAGCCCCCTGCTGTCCCTGCCCGGCGCCGTCCCCGCCGAAGGCCGCGACGAAGGCGTCGCCGCGCACTACGGCGACCTGTTCCGCGAGCAGCGCACCCTCGCCGACGGCTCCGGCCTCGTCGACCTCTCGCACCGCGCCGTCGTCACCGTCACCGGCAGCGACCGGCTGGCCTGGCTGCACCTCCTGCTCACCCAGCACGTCAGTGAACTCGCCCCGGGCCAGGCCACCGAGGCCCTGATCCTCACCGCCAACGGGCACATCGAGCACGCCCTCTACCTCGTCGACGACGGCGAGACCGTGTGGATGCACGCCGAGCCGGGCACCCAGGGCGACCTCGTCGCCTACCTGGAGTCCATGAAGTTCTTCTACCGGGTCGAAGTCGCCGACCGCACCGAGGACTTCGCCGTGGTGTATCTGCCGGCCGGCTCCATCGCGGAGGTCCCGGACGGCGTGACGGTACGGGAGACGGCGTACGGCCGGGACCTGTTCCTGCCCCGCGCCGACCTGGAGGAGTACGCGGCGGCGCACGGCCCGGTGGCCGGCATCCTGGCGTACGAGGCGCTGCGCGTGGAGGCGCACCGCCCGCGCTTCGGCTTCGAGACGGACCACCGCACCATCCCGCACGAGCTGGGTTGGATCGGCACCGCCGTACACCTCCAGAAGGGCTGCTACCGCGGCCAGGAGACGGTGGCCCGGGTGCAGAACCTGGGCAAGCCGCCGCGCCGGCTGGTCTTCCTGCACCTCGACGGCAGCGAGGTCCTGCTGCCCGGACACGGCACGCCGGTACGGCTCGCCGCGGACGGTGCCGAAGGGCGCCAGCTGGGCTTCATCACCACGTCCGCCCGCCACCACGAGCTGGGGCCGATCGCGCTGGCCCTGGTCAAGCGGAACGTCGCGGTGGACGCCGAACTGCTCGCGGGGGACACGGCCGCGGCCCAGGAGACGGTCGTCGAGCCGTAG
- a CDS encoding ABC transporter substrate-binding protein, translating into MSTYGTGQSPGAVPVTRTGASTSTSTSIMRPPVQRTGRGPEDGLSAGPLPELGALRLPELRTLRRDAQRDEADLSYVRRLVQGRIDILRAELARRLDPETPVVDRLSEILADTPSLHRSSARHVTLTTPRSDEYRRLAAETLAEVELSDLDARTDEELHTAMGRLVRYEQQVSRRRHQLQRTTDDCSAEIARRYRDGEAQVDDLLA; encoded by the coding sequence ATGAGCACCTATGGAACCGGGCAGTCCCCCGGCGCCGTACCGGTCACGCGTACCGGCGCCAGCACCAGCACGAGCACCAGCATCATGCGCCCACCCGTGCAGCGAACCGGTCGCGGTCCGGAGGACGGCCTGTCCGCCGGGCCGCTGCCCGAGCTGGGCGCCCTGCGGCTGCCCGAGCTGCGCACACTGCGCCGCGATGCGCAGCGCGACGAGGCCGACCTCAGCTATGTGCGCCGGCTCGTCCAGGGCCGGATCGACATCCTGCGGGCCGAACTGGCCCGGCGGCTGGATCCGGAGACACCGGTGGTGGACCGGCTCTCGGAGATCCTCGCCGACACCCCGTCCCTGCACCGCTCCTCCGCCCGGCACGTCACGCTCACCACGCCGCGCAGCGACGAGTACCGCAGGCTGGCCGCCGAGACGCTCGCCGAGGTCGAACTCTCCGACCTCGACGCCCGTACGGACGAAGAGCTGCACACCGCGATGGGGCGCCTGGTCCGCTACGAACAGCAGGTGTCCCGCCGCCGTCACCAGCTGCAACGCACCACGGACGATTGCAGCGCGGAGATCGCCCGCAGGTACCGTGACGGTGAAGCACAAGTAGACGACCTGCTCGCCTGA
- a CDS encoding GNAT family N-acetyltransferase has product MALDVRTITAAEFPDWLRAKHTGFLQAPTGTEQEAERRLPHTDLARTQGAFDGGRCVATFRSFAQELTVVGGAAVPADAISNVTVSPTHRRRGLLSRMMATDLAAAKERGDVVATLIAAEYPIYGRYGFGPAAWTTEWEIDVPRAGLDPRWSGPSAQDGGRIDLVSGADVRKLGPVIHDRLRARQHGVINRDARWWEVNTGEVRPGPETWTEPFYAVYSNAAGEADGLIAYRADDNWNDAKQPLNRATVLGQIAVTPAAERALWHFVCSIDWITTVRSGHRAPDDLLPLLLPDPRAARVVTQADWLWVRVLDVVRALEARTYAVPGTLTLDIHDATGLTAGRYRLEASASGAICTPTTADADLALDVRELGTLYLGDESPARLAALGRVEELTPGAVAVAEGMLRAGRRAWCPDVF; this is encoded by the coding sequence ATGGCTCTTGACGTCCGTACGATCACCGCCGCCGAGTTCCCCGACTGGCTGCGCGCCAAGCACACCGGTTTCCTGCAAGCGCCGACGGGGACGGAACAGGAGGCGGAGCGGCGCCTTCCGCACACCGATCTCGCCCGCACGCAGGGCGCGTTCGACGGCGGGCGGTGCGTGGCCACGTTCCGTTCCTTCGCGCAGGAGCTCACGGTCGTCGGCGGTGCGGCGGTGCCGGCCGACGCGATCTCCAATGTCACGGTGTCGCCCACGCACCGCCGCCGCGGGCTGCTCAGCCGGATGATGGCCACGGACCTCGCGGCGGCGAAGGAGCGCGGTGACGTGGTCGCCACGCTGATCGCCGCCGAGTACCCGATCTACGGGCGGTACGGTTTCGGCCCGGCGGCCTGGACCACCGAGTGGGAGATCGACGTACCGAGGGCGGGTCTCGACCCGCGCTGGTCGGGCCCGTCCGCGCAGGACGGCGGCCGGATCGACCTGGTGAGCGGCGCGGACGTACGCAAGCTGGGCCCGGTGATCCACGACCGGCTGCGCGCCCGGCAGCACGGTGTGATCAACCGCGACGCGCGCTGGTGGGAAGTGAACACCGGCGAGGTCCGGCCCGGCCCCGAGACCTGGACGGAGCCCTTCTACGCGGTCTACAGCAACGCGGCCGGCGAGGCCGACGGCCTGATCGCCTACCGCGCCGACGACAACTGGAACGACGCCAAGCAGCCGCTGAACCGGGCCACGGTGCTCGGACAGATCGCCGTCACCCCGGCCGCCGAGCGCGCGCTGTGGCACTTCGTCTGCTCGATCGACTGGATCACCACGGTCCGCTCCGGCCACCGCGCCCCCGACGACCTGCTGCCCCTCCTCCTCCCGGACCCGCGCGCGGCCCGCGTCGTGACCCAGGCGGACTGGCTGTGGGTGCGCGTCCTGGACGTCGTACGCGCCCTGGAGGCCCGCACCTACGCGGTACCCGGCACGCTCACTCTCGACATCCATGACGCCACGGGCCTGACCGCCGGCCGCTACCGCCTCGAAGCCTCCGCCTCCGGCGCCATCTGCACCCCCACCACGGCCGACGCCGATCTCGCCCTGGACGTACGGGAGTTGGGCACCCTCTATCTGGGCGACGAGTCCCCCGCCCGCCTGGCGGCCCTGGGGCGCGTCGAGGAACTCACCCCGGGCGCGGTGGCGGTGGCGGAAGGGATGCTCCGGGCGGGGCGGCGGGCCTGGTGCCCGGACGTGTTCTGA
- a CDS encoding asparaginase, producing MTSSAAPAAPSAISPALPVLAEVVRSGFVEGRHRGSLVVLAADGSVERSLGDPTAPVFPRSSNKPMQAAAVLRAGLDLSGERLALAAASHSGEGFHLELVRTMLAEHGLTPGDLQTPPDLPLDPAEAESYLAAGHVRERITMNCSGKHAAMLAVCAANGWDQESYLDPSHPLQQLVHQVVEEAAGEPVAAVGTDGCGAPLMAISLVGLARAFRSFVLAEPGTAERRVGDAMRAHPEYVAGTRRPDTWLMREVPGTLSKMGAEAVQAVALADGRALAFKIDDGATRALGPVLARSLRLLGIDTPVVSRIGHAPLLGGGGEVGEIRAAF from the coding sequence ATGACCTCCAGCGCCGCCCCCGCCGCCCCATCCGCCATATCCCCCGCTCTCCCCGTCCTGGCCGAGGTCGTACGGTCCGGCTTCGTGGAGGGCCGTCACCGGGGTTCGCTGGTCGTCCTGGCCGCCGACGGCAGCGTGGAGCGGTCCCTGGGCGACCCGACGGCGCCGGTCTTCCCGCGTTCCTCCAACAAGCCGATGCAGGCCGCGGCCGTGCTGCGGGCCGGGCTCGATCTGTCCGGGGAGCGGCTGGCACTGGCCGCCGCGAGCCACTCCGGCGAGGGCTTCCACCTCGAACTCGTCCGCACGATGCTCGCCGAGCACGGACTGACGCCCGGCGATCTGCAGACCCCGCCCGATCTGCCGCTGGACCCGGCGGAGGCGGAGTCGTATCTCGCCGCGGGCCACGTCCGGGAGCGGATCACCATGAACTGCTCCGGCAAGCACGCGGCGATGCTCGCGGTGTGTGCGGCGAACGGCTGGGACCAGGAGTCCTACCTCGACCCGTCGCACCCGCTCCAGCAGCTGGTCCACCAGGTCGTCGAGGAGGCGGCCGGCGAGCCGGTCGCGGCGGTGGGTACGGACGGGTGCGGGGCGCCGCTGATGGCGATCAGCCTGGTGGGCCTGGCGCGGGCCTTCCGTTCCTTCGTGCTGGCGGAGCCCGGGACGGCGGAGCGCCGGGTCGGGGACGCGATGCGGGCCCACCCCGAGTACGTGGCCGGAACCCGTCGCCCCGACACCTGGCTGATGCGGGAGGTGCCGGGCACGCTCTCCAAGATGGGCGCCGAGGCGGTGCAGGCGGTGGCGCTGGCGGACGGCCGGGCGCTGGCCTTCAAGATCGACGACGGTGCGACGCGGGCGCTCGGTCCGGTACTGGCCCGTTCGCTGCGCCTGCTCGGCATCGACACCCCGGTGGTCTCCCGGATCGGACACGCGCCGCTGCTGGGCGGTGGCGGGGAGGTCGGCGAGATCCGGGCGGCCTTCTGA
- the dtd gene encoding D-aminoacyl-tRNA deacylase — MRAVIQRVDGASVTVADGADGSGGPEMVGEIVGEGLCVLVGVTHGDTQEKAAQLARKLWSLRVLEGEKSCSDVNAPLLVISQFTLYGDARKGRRPTWNAAAPGEVAEPLVDEVVAQLRALGAQVETGRFGADMRVSLTNHGPFTVVVEV; from the coding sequence ATGCGTGCAGTGATACAGAGGGTGGACGGCGCGAGCGTCACGGTGGCCGACGGCGCGGACGGGTCGGGCGGGCCCGAGATGGTCGGCGAAATCGTCGGCGAAGGGCTGTGTGTGCTGGTGGGAGTCACCCACGGGGACACCCAGGAGAAGGCGGCGCAGCTCGCCCGCAAGCTCTGGTCGCTTCGCGTCCTGGAGGGCGAGAAATCCTGCTCCGACGTGAATGCACCACTTCTGGTGATTTCGCAGTTCACTCTCTACGGGGACGCCCGGAAGGGCCGCAGGCCCACCTGGAACGCCGCGGCGCCCGGCGAGGTCGCCGAGCCTCTGGTCGACGAGGTGGTGGCGCAGCTTCGGGCGCTGGGCGCGCAGGTGGAGACGGGCCGGTTCGGAGCGGACATGCGCGTCTCGCTCACGAACCACGGCCCGTTCACCGTCGTCGTCGAGGTCTGA